TCGACCACCTCGGGCCGGCGCTGTTCGACGCCTCGATCCGCGCGCTGCGCCCGGCCGGCCGGCTGGTCTTCTGCGGCACCACGACCGGAGCCACCGTGCAGCTGCACCTGCCGACGGTATATCACCGGGACATCACCCTGATCGGTTCGGCCAGCTACACGTTCGGCGACTTCGAGCAGATGCTGGCGTACTGCTGGTCGGCGGGGCTCCCGTCGATCATCGACCGCCGGCTGCCGATCACCGAGATCGCGACCGCGCACGAGCTGATGGCGGCCGACCGGCTGCGCGGCAAGCTCGTCCTCGTCCACTGACAACCGGCTCACTGACTACTTGTGCACTGCCTAGTAGTGCACCGAGAAACGGAGCGACCATGACCCAGACCGAGAGCGCGACCGCCGAGAGCGAGGAGTTCCACGCGCCCAACTCGCTGCTGACGCACATCGCGCTGCCCGTGCGCAACCTCGACGCGCAGCTGGTGTTCTACGCCAAGCACACCCGGATGCGGGTGATCTCGACGCGCAAGGACGAGCACACCGGGCTGCGCACCGCGTGGCTGGCCAACGAGCGCGACATCCGCCCGGACGGCGGGGCACGGTTCGTGATCGTGCTGATCGAGGGCTCGCTGCCCCGCGACATCGTGGGCGATGAGATGAAGGAGGAGTACACCTTCCTCACCTCGATCAGCCACCTGGGCATCTCGCTGGACTCGCGCGAGGACGTCGACCGGGTGGCCGAGATCGCGCGCAAGGAGGGCACCCTGGTGCTCGGGCCGCTGTACCGCAACCAGGTCGTCGGCTACATCTGCCTGGTGAAGGACCCGGACGGCAACAACGTGGAGTTCTCCGTCGAGCAGGACCTCGGCTGACAGACCCACCGGCGCAGGAAGACCCGCGCGCTGCGGCGCGGGTCTTCCTGCGCGCTGTGCGCGCGGGCGCGGGACGGTCGCCGCGCTACCGCGGGTCGACCAGCGGCCAGCGGTGCGGCACCTCGATGCCGGCCCGGCGCAGCAGCGCGGTCGAGCGCTCCGCCGCCTCGGCCCGCAGCGCCGCGACGTCGACGGTCGGGCTCACCCGGTCGCGCAGCACGACCCGGCCGTCCACCAGCACGTCGCGCACCGTGTGACTGGGCGCGCCCCACACCAGCTGCAGCGCGAGGTCCCCGCGCGGTGCCCAGGCTGCGTCGTCGGTGTCGAACACGACGAGGTCGGCCGCCTTGCCCACCTCGATCGAGCCGGTGAGCGCACCCAGGCCGACCGCGTTCGCCCCGTCGATCGTGGCCAGCGCGAACGCCTGGTCGGCGCGCAGCCGGGCCGGCGTGCCACGGTCGTTCTCGAATGCGGCGAGCAGCCGCGCGGCGCCGAGCACGTCCGGGACGTCACCGGCGTTGTGCGCGTCGCACCCCAGCGCGACGCGGCCGCCGCGTGCCGCCAGCTCGCCGTGCCGCCCGGCGCGCGCATAGCCCTGGGCCAGGCGCGCGTACGCGCCCGGGCAGGATGCCACGGCGGTGCGCGTTTCGAGCAGAATGTCCAGTTCGGCATCGTCCAGCCACACCGCGTGGCCGAGCAGCACCCGCGGCCCGAGCACGCC
This genomic stretch from Jatrophihabitans cynanchi harbors:
- a CDS encoding VOC family protein, whose product is MTQTESATAESEEFHAPNSLLTHIALPVRNLDAQLVFYAKHTRMRVISTRKDEHTGLRTAWLANERDIRPDGGARFVIVLIEGSLPRDIVGDEMKEEYTFLTSISHLGISLDSREDVDRVAEIARKEGTLVLGPLYRNQVVGYICLVKDPDGNNVEFSVEQDLG